A genomic stretch from Sphingobacterium sp. ML3W includes:
- a CDS encoding DUF983 domain-containing protein, translating to MPTSKFHAMIHSKCPRCHVGKVFEGKVYSLRKQQMNDVCPHCGVKYEVEPGYFYAAMYVSYALSVAEIVSVSVAIAVLTGSESPWFYLVGLAVTILVFAPFNFRYARLILLHFLTPKISYDPRYELALEIGEKDQESKGNKIN from the coding sequence ATGCCAACATCTAAATTTCATGCAATGATACATTCCAAATGTCCTAGATGTCATGTTGGAAAAGTATTTGAAGGAAAGGTCTATAGCCTACGGAAGCAGCAGATGAATGACGTTTGCCCACATTGTGGTGTTAAATATGAAGTTGAGCCCGGCTATTTTTATGCGGCGATGTATGTCAGTTATGCTCTTTCTGTTGCTGAGATTGTATCTGTATCTGTCGCTATTGCAGTTTTAACCGGAAGTGAGTCTCCTTGGTTCTATTTGGTTGGCTTGGCGGTTACTATTTTAGTTTTTGCGCCGTTTAATTTTAGATACGCCCGATTGATCCTATTACATTTCTTAACGCCTAAAATAAGTTATGATCCACGCTATGAATTAGCTTTGGAAATTGGTGAAAAGGATCAGGAATCCAAAGGAAATAAGATAAATTAA
- a CDS encoding DUF4286 family protein has translation MFLYNVSVIAEETIHNDIVSWIQDNIVQSQKFQVHFLEMLQSPHEGMTYCIQVVLPSEEHIADFQQVHLIPLQQFISELYKDKVFLFDSTMKYLKK, from the coding sequence ATGTTTTTATACAATGTCTCTGTTATAGCAGAAGAAACGATCCACAATGACATCGTTTCTTGGATTCAGGATAATATCGTGCAATCCCAAAAATTCCAAGTGCATTTCCTCGAAATGCTCCAGTCACCCCATGAAGGAATGACTTATTGCATCCAAGTAGTTTTACCTTCAGAAGAACATATTGCGGACTTCCAACAGGTACATTTGATACCATTACAACAATTTATTTCAGAGCTGTACAAGGACAAAGTCTTCCTTTTCGACAGTACAATGAAATACTTAAAAAAATAA
- a CDS encoding S9 family peptidase — MRLQFWTVLFFCALTMLGCQQHKVDPIPINQFFSTPEKSNFKISPNGRFIAYIGMDNHCKNIYLIDLKHQDSSKQLTYQNDINVKSFAWNNDSKISFLTEQSSQDSLRLYAVDINTEKIWALIKPVRARFRWIHSTVSGGEGFVAGINDRDSSFFDLYRIYLDGRPRELILQNPGNMSSWIASNDGQIRLAIANDSVQQSVLFRPSEKEPFKEIIRCDVESSFTPLGYKDSSNSIIYALSNINRDKLALVSYDLVNERELGELFSHKEVDMSPGGYFPELNRLLFVNYTTSRQSRHFFDEQTKQKYDELSKQIDGFEFQVLNTDASGEKVIIKTYTDVNPGGIYFYDFTTKKLTKLTDNNSDLKDKELSPNEFITYKARDGIEISGYLTYPVHSNRKDLPMVVLPHDGPNGREVWGFDNEAQFLANRGYLVFQMNYRGSTGFGKKFWTAGFKEWGGKIQDDITDGVKWLIKEGIADKNRVAIVGKGFGGYSALHAACFNSDLYKCAVSYSGYTNLFTYFRDIPPYFKSYVQKMYQIVGNPIREAELFKNISPVFHSDKVRIPVLLVQGGKDRFSSVTDANQFVQKLKNNNVPVQYFLKEDEDRTFKKDENVFGYYNELERFLAKYLAD; from the coding sequence ATGAGGTTGCAATTTTGGACTGTTTTATTTTTTTGTGCATTGACTATGTTGGGATGCCAACAACATAAGGTTGATCCTATACCCATCAATCAATTCTTTTCCACACCTGAAAAATCAAATTTTAAGATTTCCCCTAATGGTCGGTTTATTGCCTATATCGGCATGGACAATCATTGCAAAAACATCTATTTAATTGATTTGAAGCATCAGGATAGCTCCAAACAATTAACCTACCAGAATGATATCAATGTAAAATCTTTTGCCTGGAATAACGATTCTAAGATTTCCTTTTTGACAGAACAATCTTCCCAAGATAGTTTGCGTTTGTATGCTGTGGATATTAACACTGAAAAAATCTGGGCATTAATTAAACCAGTTCGTGCGCGGTTTAGATGGATTCATTCGACGGTGTCCGGTGGTGAGGGTTTTGTTGCGGGGATTAATGATCGTGATTCCTCTTTTTTTGATCTATATCGTATTTATTTGGATGGTCGACCACGTGAATTGATCTTACAAAATCCAGGCAATATGAGCTCCTGGATTGCTTCCAATGATGGACAGATACGTTTGGCTATCGCAAACGATTCCGTACAACAATCTGTTCTTTTCCGTCCTTCTGAGAAAGAACCTTTCAAGGAGATCATACGTTGTGATGTAGAAAGCAGTTTCACTCCGTTGGGATATAAAGACAGTTCAAATAGTATTATCTATGCACTATCGAATATAAACCGTGATAAATTGGCCTTGGTAAGCTATGATCTGGTCAATGAAAGGGAACTGGGCGAGCTTTTTAGCCATAAAGAGGTTGACATGAGTCCAGGAGGTTATTTTCCGGAGCTAAATCGCTTGTTGTTTGTGAATTATACAACCTCAAGGCAAAGCAGGCATTTCTTCGATGAGCAGACCAAGCAGAAATATGATGAATTGTCTAAGCAGATTGATGGTTTTGAATTCCAAGTTCTTAATACCGACGCTTCAGGCGAAAAAGTGATTATTAAAACCTATACAGATGTTAATCCTGGTGGAATTTATTTTTATGATTTTACCACAAAAAAACTGACTAAATTAACCGATAATAATTCTGATCTTAAAGATAAGGAGTTGTCTCCAAATGAGTTTATTACTTATAAAGCGAGAGATGGGATAGAGATATCTGGATACTTGACCTATCCGGTTCATTCCAATCGAAAAGATCTTCCAATGGTAGTATTGCCACATGATGGGCCAAATGGGCGTGAGGTGTGGGGTTTTGATAATGAGGCGCAATTTTTGGCAAACAGAGGGTATTTGGTTTTTCAGATGAACTATAGGGGCTCAACGGGATTCGGGAAAAAATTCTGGACAGCAGGTTTTAAAGAATGGGGCGGAAAAATTCAAGATGACATTACTGATGGAGTGAAGTGGCTGATCAAAGAGGGGATAGCGGATAAGAATCGTGTCGCTATTGTCGGAAAGGGATTTGGTGGTTACTCTGCGCTTCATGCTGCTTGTTTCAATTCGGATCTTTATAAATGTGCGGTTTCTTATTCAGGATATACAAACCTATTCACCTACTTTAGGGATATTCCACCTTATTTTAAATCTTATGTACAGAAGATGTATCAGATCGTTGGTAACCCTATCCGGGAGGCGGAGCTGTTTAAAAATATATCACCTGTATTTCATTCGGATAAAGTAAGGATCCCTGTGTTGTTGGTTCAAGGTGGAAAAGATCGGTTTAGTTCTGTGACGGATGCGAATCAATTTGTTCAAAAGTTAAAGAACAATAATGTTCCTGTACAGTATTTTCTAAAGGAAGATGAAGATAGGACCTTTAAAAAGGATGAGAATGTATTTGGCTATTATAATGAGCTGGAACGGTTTTTGGCAAAATATCTAGCAGACTAG
- a CDS encoding HAMP domain-containing sensor histidine kinase has translation MKAEKYSYRKNYGLLLMFFIVISGLYIFALFLSRNYTESHIKNEFTNRKSEIFDQTLIPFNDFFQNRIPEVSFYQGFLDSVQAGKYAYSILSSYPFVREIGFFDLQFNNDHNLNYGFIVNNLRIQPKTITFFTVSRSGLNKNTILDRAQMGLHSEEINNIGVKLATYIDKLQANAKLSDKDILKVFYTIRPGQITYLNIPRVNDLIVYKSIMEGNLDHTVGYEQDMFNFQIDPMYLEVKNSYTNLYEKVAIVPLVGAPITPEDDEISTEMPLPGALADYKLLFRSSKSFLSEEINRSFWPVLGGISLIYIILIAILYLIYRNLEINGRLFKLQYDFINNLTHEFKTPVSVIKIAGNNIKSAQVLSDDERKMYGNILDQEADRLNNLMNKLLSFSQIENKTIKLNKEEVDLEEFTENLVASSRIKYADFKISTKIDVRTSMLADPVLLSSVFQNMIDNAYKYSKAGHKILDITIQQNKKNFVITFKDEGIGIEKAEFNNIFKKFYRIKSQYNQQGSIGLGLAFCKEITEFIGGDITVKSQLGQGTTFTLVFPV, from the coding sequence ATGAAAGCAGAAAAATACAGCTATCGAAAAAATTACGGATTATTGTTGATGTTTTTTATCGTCATCAGTGGCCTTTATATTTTTGCGCTTTTTCTATCTAGAAACTATACTGAATCACATATAAAAAATGAATTTACGAATAGAAAATCTGAAATTTTTGATCAGACGCTGATTCCTTTTAATGACTTTTTTCAAAATAGAATCCCCGAGGTGTCTTTTTACCAAGGTTTCCTAGACTCTGTACAAGCGGGAAAATACGCATATAGTATTTTAAGTTCTTATCCTTTTGTACGGGAAATAGGTTTTTTTGATCTGCAATTCAATAATGATCATAATCTGAACTATGGTTTTATTGTTAATAACCTGCGGATTCAACCCAAAACTATTACCTTTTTTACGGTATCCCGATCGGGACTGAATAAAAATACAATTCTCGATCGTGCTCAAATGGGGCTGCATTCTGAGGAAATTAATAATATAGGGGTTAAACTTGCTACTTATATTGATAAGCTGCAAGCGAATGCGAAGCTTTCTGATAAGGATATTTTAAAGGTATTTTATACGATCAGGCCGGGGCAGATTACGTATTTAAATATACCGAGGGTTAATGATCTGATTGTTTATAAATCCATTATGGAAGGGAATCTGGACCATACTGTCGGCTATGAACAGGATATGTTCAACTTTCAGATTGACCCAATGTATTTGGAGGTGAAAAATAGTTATACAAATCTTTACGAAAAGGTAGCGATTGTTCCATTGGTTGGCGCGCCAATTACACCTGAGGACGATGAAATTTCAACAGAAATGCCATTACCGGGAGCTTTGGCTGATTATAAATTGCTTTTCAGATCGAGTAAAAGTTTTCTTTCGGAAGAAATAAATCGTAGTTTTTGGCCTGTATTAGGTGGTATTTCATTGATTTACATTATTTTAATAGCAATTCTATATTTAATTTATAGAAATTTAGAAATTAACGGGAGACTTTTTAAATTGCAATATGATTTTATCAACAATTTGACACACGAGTTTAAGACACCTGTTAGTGTAATAAAAATTGCGGGAAATAATATTAAGAGTGCGCAAGTACTTTCCGATGACGAAAGAAAAATGTATGGTAATATATTAGATCAGGAAGCTGATCGACTCAATAATTTAATGAATAAATTATTGTCTTTTAGCCAGATTGAAAATAAAACCATTAAATTAAACAAAGAAGAGGTGGATCTAGAGGAATTTACCGAAAATCTGGTTGCTTCTTCAAGAATAAAATATGCTGACTTTAAAATTAGCACAAAAATTGATGTAAGAACATCGATGCTGGCAGATCCAGTGTTATTGAGTAGTGTATTTCAAAACATGATAGACAATGCCTATAAGTATTCGAAAGCGGGGCATAAAATCTTGGATATTACGATACAACAAAATAAGAAGAATTTTGTTATCACTTTTAAGGACGAAGGGATTGGGATAGAGAAGGCGGAGTTTAACAATATCTTCAAAAAGTTTTATAGAATAAAAAGTCAATATAATCAGCAAGGAAGTATTGGTTTAGGTTTGGCTTTCTGTAAGGAAATCACTGAGTTTATAGGTGGGGACATTACAGTCAAAAGTCAATTGGGGCAAGGCACTACCTTTACGTTGGTATTTCCGGTTTAA
- a CDS encoding response regulator transcription factor, with protein sequence MNKDITVAVIEDDENLRFLVKHRLESEGYQVIQSGNGNEAESLILEKRPDVVLLDWMLPGKEGNEICEDVRKAGFENIIIMMTAKSQDVDKIEAYSFGVTDYISKPFNMDVLIAMIDNKVKFFLPKNSPEIYKFGQTEHHPNIHSLIRDGKKVELTILENRILLHFLQNLGREITREELMEVVWGYSSNVNTRTLDMHVVRLRKKIETNPDKPHYLQTVRGLGYKFVDEEEI encoded by the coding sequence ATGAATAAAGACATCACTGTTGCTGTTATTGAAGATGATGAGAACTTACGTTTCTTGGTAAAACATCGATTAGAATCTGAAGGCTATCAAGTCATCCAAAGCGGAAATGGGAATGAAGCAGAAAGTTTAATCTTGGAAAAGAGACCCGATGTGGTCCTGTTAGATTGGATGCTCCCTGGAAAAGAAGGTAACGAGATCTGCGAAGATGTCCGTAAAGCAGGATTTGAGAATATCATTATTATGATGACTGCTAAATCCCAGGATGTGGACAAGATTGAGGCTTATAGCTTTGGTGTGACGGACTATATTAGTAAGCCGTTCAATATGGACGTGTTGATTGCTATGATAGATAATAAGGTGAAGTTTTTTCTACCTAAAAATAGTCCAGAGATCTACAAGTTTGGGCAGACGGAGCACCATCCAAATATCCATTCATTAATACGTGACGGTAAAAAGGTTGAGCTAACTATTCTGGAAAACAGGATTTTATTGCATTTTCTTCAAAATTTGGGCCGGGAGATCACGCGTGAGGAGTTGATGGAAGTGGTATGGGGCTATAGTTCAAATGTAAATACACGGACGTTGGATATGCATGTTGTGCGTCTGCGAAAAAAGATCGAAACAAACCCCGACAAACCGCATTATCTGCAAACCGTGAGGGGGTTGGGTTATAAATTTGTTGACGAAGAGGAGATTTGA
- the greA gene encoding transcription elongation factor GreA has translation MAEVTYFTEEGLRKLKEELAYLKTEGRSKIANAIAEARDKGDLSENAEYDAAKEAQGLHEAKIANLENTLATARLIDESKLDTSKVLALSIVKIKNKKNGAVMTYQLVAESEADLKSGKISVKSPIAQGLLGKSKGDTAEIEVPAGKIEFEIVEISR, from the coding sequence ATGGCAGAAGTAACTTATTTTACGGAAGAAGGATTGCGTAAGCTGAAAGAGGAATTAGCTTATCTGAAGACGGAAGGAAGATCTAAAATTGCCAATGCTATTGCAGAGGCTAGGGACAAAGGTGATTTGTCTGAAAATGCAGAGTATGATGCTGCTAAAGAAGCTCAAGGGCTTCATGAAGCTAAAATTGCCAATTTGGAAAACACGTTGGCTACAGCTCGATTGATTGATGAATCCAAGTTGGACACATCGAAGGTATTGGCATTGTCAATTGTTAAGATCAAAAATAAAAAGAATGGAGCTGTGATGACTTACCAATTGGTTGCCGAATCAGAGGCTGACCTCAAGTCTGGTAAGATTTCCGTTAAATCTCCTATTGCTCAAGGGTTATTGGGTAAATCGAAAGGTGATACTGCAGAAATTGAAGTGCCTGCAGGTAAGATCGAATTTGAAATTGTAGAAATTTCGAGATAA
- a CDS encoding HIT family protein codes for MSTIFSKIVAGEIPAYKVAESNDFLAFLDISPLAKGHVLVIPKKETDYIFDIEDDEYMALWVFAKIVAQGIKKVIPCVKVGVAVVGLEVAHAHIHLVPINKISDLNFAGPKLSLDEDELHQIAETIRESIISITAQNQ; via the coding sequence ATGTCAACAATTTTTTCAAAAATCGTTGCTGGTGAGATTCCAGCTTACAAAGTTGCGGAGAGTAATGATTTTCTTGCTTTTTTGGATATCAGTCCTTTGGCGAAAGGTCATGTTTTGGTGATACCTAAGAAAGAAACAGATTATATTTTCGATATTGAAGATGATGAGTACATGGCACTTTGGGTATTTGCAAAAATCGTTGCGCAGGGGATAAAAAAAGTAATTCCATGTGTTAAAGTTGGCGTGGCTGTTGTGGGATTGGAAGTTGCGCATGCACATATCCATCTTGTTCCGATCAATAAAATAAGTGACCTAAATTTTGCTGGGCCTAAGTTAAGTCTAGATGAAGATGAGCTTCATCAGATTGCTGAAACAATACGGGAGTCCATTATCAGCATAACTGCACAAAATCAATAA
- a CDS encoding VTT domain-containing protein: MHELLLSFQQLMNPEELLSSGGFYLVILIVFAETGLFFGFFLPGDYLLFLAGLFCALNKIDVSIYTLCLGLLGAGILGNFTGYWFGYRAGPMLFKRKDSIIFKRKYVVMAEEFYHKYGGTALIIGRFVPIVRTFAPIFAGVVKLDFKKFVLYNISGALIWVMVLTLSGYFLGIEFPWIIHYVEYVVVGMIVVAFLPIAITLLKKRIKDKRNKQNIQ, translated from the coding sequence ATGCATGAACTTTTGTTGTCATTTCAACAACTAATGAATCCCGAAGAGCTCTTAAGTTCAGGTGGTTTTTATTTAGTTATTTTAATCGTATTTGCCGAAACAGGTCTGTTTTTTGGTTTTTTTCTACCCGGCGATTACTTATTATTTTTAGCGGGATTGTTTTGTGCACTCAATAAGATCGACGTGAGTATTTATACACTTTGTTTGGGCTTGTTGGGAGCAGGAATATTGGGCAATTTTACAGGTTATTGGTTCGGTTATCGAGCCGGTCCCATGTTATTTAAGCGAAAGGATAGTATTATCTTTAAGCGGAAATATGTGGTGATGGCGGAAGAATTTTACCATAAATATGGGGGAACCGCATTAATTATAGGTAGATTTGTTCCAATAGTTCGTACTTTTGCTCCTATCTTTGCGGGTGTTGTAAAATTAGATTTCAAAAAATTCGTCTTATATAACATCAGTGGAGCTTTAATATGGGTCATGGTATTGACTCTTTCCGGTTATTTCTTGGGGATAGAATTCCCATGGATTATCCATTATGTCGAATATGTTGTCGTTGGGATGATCGTGGTCGCATTTTTGCCTATTGCAATTACTTTGCTTAAAAAGCGAATAAAAGACAAAAGAAACAAACAAAATATACAGTAA
- a CDS encoding inorganic diphosphatase, translating to MSKQNPWHMVSPGENVPNAVNAIIEITNGSKGKYELDKETGLLLLDRVMSSSVVYPANYGFIPQTYCDDKDPLDILVICSVDILPLTLVEAQVIGVMNMVDGGEQDDKIIAVAKNDPVFNYIKDIDQLPPHTMKEIVQFFESYKALEKKQVIVEGVKGREEAQRILIEAIELYKTEFVNK from the coding sequence ATGAGTAAACAAAACCCTTGGCACATGGTTTCTCCAGGTGAGAATGTGCCAAATGCCGTAAACGCTATCATTGAGATTACAAACGGATCCAAAGGAAAGTATGAATTAGACAAAGAAACAGGTTTGTTGCTTTTGGATAGAGTAATGAGTTCATCTGTTGTCTATCCAGCCAATTATGGTTTTATTCCACAAACTTATTGCGACGACAAAGATCCTTTGGATATTTTGGTGATCTGTTCGGTTGATATCTTACCTTTAACATTGGTGGAAGCGCAAGTTATTGGTGTAATGAATATGGTTGATGGTGGTGAGCAAGATGATAAAATCATAGCTGTTGCCAAAAATGATCCTGTATTCAATTACATTAAAGACATTGATCAATTGCCGCCACACACGATGAAGGAAATTGTACAATTCTTTGAAAGCTACAAAGCTTTAGAAAAGAAACAGGTCATAGTAGAAGGGGTGAAAGGACGTGAAGAAGCACAAAGAATCTTGATAGAGGCTATTGAGTTGTACAAAACAGAATTTGTTAACAAATAA